A genomic region of Gemmata massiliana contains the following coding sequences:
- a CDS encoding ISAs1 family transposase, which yields MSIPLLAVFADVPDPRRETKNKLHELVDILTLATCAVIAGADGWDQVAAFGRAKQTLFAPYLRLPHGVPSPDTFERVFAKLDPDAFADRFGRWMAAACESTGLVHVAIDGKSARRSTKNTFTGCLHLVEAWAVENRLILGQRSVPEGGHEITTAPDLLGALDLTGAVVTVDAAFCQKELVSQIRTQGGHYVVCVKGNQKGLRGAVAEVFARAGEDAFAGCDMGSAVEDGHGREEERYVTVVEDPEGLPSGWADVGAVALVCRERVVNGKPNESTAHYYLTSLRIGAVELAGYIRNHWGIENGLHWCLDIAFREDDSRARAGHAGANLGMIRRVALSLLQRADTKGSIRTRRMKAAWDDQYLLKVLKILTTK from the coding sequence GGTGTTTGCGGATGTGCCAGACCCGCGCCGCGAAACGAAGAACAAGTTGCATGAGCTGGTGGATATCCTCACGTTGGCCACGTGTGCGGTGATCGCCGGGGCCGACGGGTGGGACCAGGTGGCCGCGTTCGGTCGGGCCAAGCAAACGTTGTTCGCCCCGTACCTGCGGTTGCCCCACGGGGTTCCGAGCCCGGACACGTTCGAGCGCGTGTTCGCCAAGCTGGACCCGGACGCGTTCGCGGACCGGTTCGGGCGCTGGATGGCAGCCGCATGCGAGAGTACCGGCCTGGTGCACGTGGCGATCGATGGTAAGAGCGCCCGGCGGTCCACCAAGAACACGTTCACCGGGTGCTTGCATCTGGTCGAGGCGTGGGCCGTGGAGAACCGGTTGATCCTGGGCCAGCGGTCCGTGCCCGAGGGCGGACACGAGATCACCACGGCCCCAGATCTGTTGGGCGCCCTGGATCTGACGGGCGCGGTGGTGACCGTCGACGCGGCCTTTTGCCAGAAGGAGTTGGTGTCCCAGATCCGCACCCAGGGCGGGCATTACGTGGTGTGCGTGAAGGGGAACCAGAAGGGGTTGCGCGGCGCGGTGGCGGAGGTGTTCGCGCGGGCCGGGGAGGACGCGTTCGCCGGGTGTGACATGGGGTCCGCGGTCGAGGACGGGCACGGGCGCGAGGAAGAGCGGTACGTGACGGTGGTTGAAGATCCGGAAGGGCTACCGAGCGGGTGGGCCGATGTTGGGGCCGTGGCCCTGGTGTGCCGGGAGCGGGTGGTGAACGGGAAGCCGAATGAGAGCACCGCCCATTACTACCTCACCAGCTTGCGGATCGGGGCGGTCGAGCTGGCGGGGTACATCCGCAACCATTGGGGCATTGAGAACGGGCTCCATTGGTGTCTGGACATCGCGTTCCGGGAAGACGACAGCCGGGCTCGGGCCGGACACGCCGGGGCCAACCTGGGCATGATTCGCCGGGTTGCCCTGTCCCTGCTCCAGCGGGCGGACACCAAGGGCAGCATTCGTACTCGACGCATGAAGGCCGCCTGGGACGATCAATACCTGCTCAAAGTGCTTAAGATTCTGACGACTAAATGA